A window from Dromaius novaehollandiae isolate bDroNov1 chromosome 1, bDroNov1.hap1, whole genome shotgun sequence encodes these proteins:
- the LOC112978875 gene encoding solute carrier organic anion transporter family member 1C1-like has product MTVETESSHVDDSNQEAEPAQLLDDEANKQLPVKKKTSCCTGLKVFLAALSFSYFCKALSGTIMKSSITQIERRFDLTSSTVGLVDGSFEMGNLLVITFVSYFGAKLHRPKVIAVGCFIMAVGCILTAMPHFFMGYYKYETVSHTASSVNLTSYINPCLLHQDANKTVLEVSQSGCEKETSSYMWIYILLGNMLRGIGETPITPLGISYLDDFAKEENAPVYIASLHTIAMFGPMFGFLLGSLCTKLYVDIGFVDLESITITPQDSRWVGAWWLGFVIAGIISLLAAIPFCFLPKSLEKPEEASNDKTSSGLLEGMGAMRKTHTSVKSKPEKWSVILKDFRTSLKKVLSNRMYLTLLCSSLLQFSSFIGFFTYKPKYMEQQYGQSASKSNFIIGLTSLPPVGIGIFLGGLIMKKYKMGIIEAAKFAFSMSFLAFLLSLSHFFVGCENHVVAGLTVSYDGKPIQSHENALFSDCNSDCKCATNVWDPVCGDNGVTYISACLAGCTASVGHGKNMLFHNCSCLEASRSQWGNNSVTLGQCPKSDACSRNFIYYTVIQVISGFCYALGGTPAFMLMFRCVQPELKSLAVGLHTLVMRMLAGIPAPVYFGALIDRTCLKWGTRRCGQRGACRIYDSSAYRYAYLGLSAVIRAPSYLLGILFLILVKKHYQAMKSRSIENGGREDAPMNKEDNFKSNEPLADLPEAEKESCI; this is encoded by the exons ATGACAGTGGAAACTGAATCCAGCCATGTTGATGACTCAAATCAGGAAGCAGAACCTGCCCAGCTTTTGGACGATGAAGCAAATAAACAACTGCCAGTCAAAAAGAAGACTTCCTGTTGCACGGGCCTGAAG GTGTTTCTCGCTGCTTTATCGTTCAGCTACTTTTGTAAAGCACTGTCTGGTACGATTATGAAAAGTTCCATCACTCAGATTGAAAGAAGGTTTGACCTTACATCTTCTACAGTTGGTCTCGTTGATGGAAGTTTTGAGATGG gtaaTTTGCTGGTGATAACATTTGTAAGTTACTTTGGAGCTAAACTTCATAGGCCCAAAGTAATAGCTGTAGGATGCTTTATTATGGCTGTGGGATGTATTTTAACAGCAATGCCTCATTTCTTCATGGGATA TTATAAGTATGAGACAGTATCACATACAGCATCTTCAGTCAACTTAACTTCATACATAAATCCCTGTTTGCTGCATCAAGATGCCAACAAAACTGTGTTGGAAGTCTCACAATCAG GCTGTGAAAAGGAAACATCATCATATATGTGGATATATATCTTACTGGGAAACATGCTACGTGGAATTGGCGAGACACCAATAACACCACTGGGCATCTCTTATCTTGATGATTTTGCTAAGGAAGAAAATGCACCTGTATATATAG CAAGTTTGCACACGATAGCCATGTTCGGCCCAATGTTTGGTTTCCTGTTGGGATCTCTATGTACAAAACTGTACGTGGATATTGGATTTGTGGATTTAG AAAGCATCACTATAACCCCACAGGATTCCCGCTGGGTGGGCGCATGGTGGCTTGGTTTTGTAATAGCTGGAATAATCAGTCTCCTAGCTGCTATTCCTTTCTGCTTCCTGCCGAAGAGTCTGGAAAAGCCAGAGGAAGCCAGTAATGACAAAACTTCATCTGGTCTGCTGGAAGGGATGGGAGCCATGAGGAAGACACATACTTCTGTGAAATCTAAGCCAGAGAAGTGGTCAGTAATATTGAAAG ACTTCCGTACTTCCCTGAAAAAAGTCTTGAGTAATCGAATGTACCTAACACTCTTGTGCAGCTCATTGTTACAGTTCAGTAGCTTTATTGGTTTCTTTACTTACAAACCAAAGTACATGGAACAGCAGTATGGACAATCTGCATCTAAATCTAACTTTATCATAG GTTTGACATCCTTACCTCCTGTAGGTATTGGGATTTTCCTAGGAGGGCTCATAATGAAGAAATACAAAATGGGCATCATTGAAGCAGCCAAGTTTGCATTTAGCATGTCGTTTCTGgccttcctcctctctctgtcACACTTCTTTGTGGGCTGTGAGAACCATGTGGTGGCAGGACTGACAGTGTCCTATGATGG CAAACCCATTCAGAGCCATGAAAATGCCTTATTTTCTGACTGCAATTCTGACTGCAAATGTGCCACCAATGTGTGGGATCCTGTGTGTGGAGACAACGGAGTTACATACATTTCAGCATGTCTCGCTGGGTGCACGGCTTCGGTGGGACATGGAAAGAACATG CTCTTCCATAACTGTAGCTGCCTCGAAGCCAGCAGATCACAGTGGGGAAATAACTCTGTCACTTTGGGGCAATGCCCAAAAAGCGATGCTTGTTCAAGGAACTTTATTTATTATACAGTAATACAAGTCATAAGTGGCTTTTGTTATGCATTGGGAGGCACCCCAGCTTTCATGCTGATGTTTAG ATGTGTCCAGCCAGAGCTGAAATCTCTTGCAGTTGGTCTGCACACACTCGTTATGAGAATGCTAG CTGGAATTCCAGCTCCAGTTTATTTTGGTGCACTGATTGACAGGACATGCTTGAAATGGGGAACCAGAAGGTGTGGGCAGCGAGGGGCTTGCAGGATATATGACTCCAGTGCTTACAG ATATGCCTACCTTGGCTTATCAGCGGTGATAAGAGCTCCTTCTTACTTGTTAGGAATCCTTTTTTTAATACTGGTAAAGAAACACTATCAAGCTATGAAATCCAGATCTATTGaaaatggaggaagagaagaTGCTCCTATGAATAAAGAAGATAATTTCAAGAGCAATGAACCTCTGGCAGATCTTCCTGAAGCAGAGAAAGAATCCTGTATTTAG